Proteins encoded within one genomic window of Cellulomonas flavigena DSM 20109:
- a CDS encoding DUF6912 family protein codes for MRVYLPVTLAELQHVSPVVLTPRVGHAVTPALRELWPDEDDEGWEYAAQSAAADGSLLLLAADPTAPALRVVVAADVPDASVRLLDDAPVASAVEVSCEVGTSRMASVHVDEPAAAGDVAAAAGGDEAAIERLDERDLLWYDVTEIGEIPTR; via the coding sequence GTGCGCGTCTACCTGCCCGTGACCCTGGCCGAGCTCCAGCACGTGTCTCCCGTCGTCCTCACACCGCGGGTCGGTCACGCGGTGACACCGGCGCTCCGGGAGCTCTGGCCCGACGAGGACGACGAGGGGTGGGAGTACGCGGCGCAGTCCGCCGCGGCCGACGGCTCGCTGCTGCTGCTCGCCGCGGACCCCACGGCGCCGGCGCTGCGGGTGGTCGTCGCGGCGGACGTGCCCGACGCGTCCGTGCGCCTGCTCGACGACGCGCCGGTGGCCTCGGCCGTCGAGGTCTCCTGCGAGGTGGGCACGAGCCGCATGGCGAGCGTGCACGTCGACGAGCCCGCCGCGGCGGGCGACGTGGCGGCGGCGGCCGGCGGCGACGAGGCGGCGATCGAGCGTCTCGACGAGCGCGACCTGCTCTGGTACGACGTGACGGAGATCGGTGAGATCCCCACGCGCTGA
- a CDS encoding Rv3235 family protein, which produces MTTLPQDDEVDASVVEDTVARLEVVPDPPAGGVRHLAAVPETAPVADDERARAPEPRPRLRLVPAPTPLRAVPAPAPATPPLLRVRARRSSAPDGWHVVGGEDRDDERGAAPVTDAGRFAHGVGLACVEVVLGRRPAAQLARWVAPHVLDSLQESADLVRRAGVLTHARRPAARRVRVCPVDRHTAEVCLVVDDGVRVRAVALRLEAHRGAWRVTTLEIG; this is translated from the coding sequence ATGACCACGCTCCCCCAGGACGACGAGGTCGACGCCTCGGTCGTCGAGGACACGGTCGCCCGGCTCGAGGTCGTCCCCGACCCTCCGGCCGGTGGCGTCCGGCACCTCGCCGCGGTCCCGGAGACCGCGCCCGTCGCGGACGACGAGCGCGCACGAGCACCGGAGCCACGTCCGCGGCTGCGCCTCGTCCCGGCGCCCACCCCGCTGCGTGCCGTCCCGGCCCCGGCCCCCGCGACCCCGCCCCTGCTGCGCGTCCGCGCGCGGCGCTCCTCGGCGCCCGACGGGTGGCACGTCGTCGGTGGCGAGGATCGCGACGACGAGCGCGGCGCCGCCCCCGTCACCGACGCCGGCAGGTTCGCGCACGGGGTGGGGCTCGCGTGCGTGGAGGTCGTCCTGGGCCGGCGTCCCGCGGCGCAGCTCGCGCGGTGGGTCGCACCGCACGTGCTGGACTCGCTGCAGGAGAGCGCCGACCTCGTGCGCCGCGCGGGGGTCCTGACGCACGCCCGCCGGCCCGCCGCACGACGTGTGCGGGTGTGCCCCGTGGACCGCCACACCGCCGAGGTCTGCCTGGTGGTGGACGACGGTGTACGTGTGCGGGCGGTGGCGCTGCGGCTCGAGGCTCACCGCGGCGCATGGCGCGTCACCACGCTGGAGATCGGCTGA
- a CDS encoding endo-1,4-beta-xylanase, whose product MARHRRRTGALALATVLAIGVPAAPGWSAVAGLDDAARLTGRSFGTALQSARLGDPTYVGLVEREFGSVTPENELTLDALQPVRGRFTFDAGDRAVDWARARGTQVRGRTLLWHAGQPGWLAGLAGSALREAMLEHVTRVVEHYRGEVHSWDVVSEAFVDGTGARRASNFQRTGDDWIEAAFRAARAADPGARLCYNDYHTDDLRHAKTQAVLAMVADLRARGVPIDCVGLESHFGPHTPVPEDYRATLEAFTALGVEVQITELDVEGSGDVQAADYARVVSACLAVQRCTGITVWGVRDVDSWRPGGTPLLFDRAGAPKPAYHAVLAVLTAGVPPDPTPAPCPGPGPSRGSRGTGARPR is encoded by the coding sequence GTGGCTCGGCACCGGCGCCGCACCGGCGCGCTCGCGCTCGCCACCGTGCTCGCGATCGGCGTGCCCGCCGCGCCGGGCTGGTCGGCGGTCGCGGGCCTCGACGACGCGGCGCGGCTGACCGGGCGCTCGTTCGGCACCGCGCTGCAGTCCGCGCGGCTGGGCGACCCGACGTACGTGGGGCTCGTGGAGCGCGAGTTCGGCTCGGTCACGCCCGAGAACGAGCTCACGCTCGACGCCCTGCAGCCCGTGCGTGGCCGCTTCACGTTCGACGCGGGCGACCGTGCGGTCGACTGGGCGCGCGCGCGTGGCACGCAGGTGCGCGGGCGCACGCTGCTGTGGCACGCCGGGCAACCGGGCTGGCTCGCAGGCCTGGCCGGCTCGGCACTGCGCGAGGCGATGCTCGAGCACGTCACGCGCGTGGTCGAGCACTACCGCGGCGAGGTCCACTCGTGGGACGTCGTGAGCGAGGCCTTCGTCGACGGCACCGGGGCGCGGCGCGCCTCGAACTTCCAGCGCACGGGCGACGACTGGATCGAGGCGGCCTTCCGAGCAGCGCGTGCGGCGGACCCGGGGGCGAGGCTCTGCTACAACGACTACCACACCGACGACCTGCGGCACGCGAAGACGCAGGCGGTGCTCGCCATGGTCGCGGACCTGCGGGCCCGGGGCGTCCCGATCGACTGCGTCGGGCTCGAGTCGCACTTCGGCCCGCACACGCCCGTCCCGGAGGACTACCGGGCCACGCTCGAGGCCTTCACGGCGCTCGGCGTGGAGGTGCAGATCACCGAGCTGGACGTCGAGGGGTCGGGCGACGTGCAGGCCGCGGACTACGCGCGGGTCGTGTCCGCATGCCTCGCGGTGCAGCGGTGCACCGGCATCACCGTCTGGGGCGTGCGGGACGTCGACTCCTGGCGCCCCGGCGGGACGCCGCTGCTGTTCGACCGCGCCGGCGCACCCAAGCCCGCCTACCACGCGGTGCTCGCCGTGCTGACTGCCGGCGTGCCGCCCGACCCGACGCCCGCGCCGTGCCCCGGGCCGGGCCCGTCCCGCGGGAGCAGGGGGACGGGCGCGCGGCCGCGCTGA
- the secA gene encoding preprotein translocase subunit SecA: protein MTAILEKVLRLGEGRILKKLSGIAAQVNALEDSFTSLSDAELREETDRFKARLADGEKLDDLLPEAFAAVREASRRTLGQRHFDVQLMGGAALHLGNIAEMKTGEGKTLVATAPAYLNALTGKGVHVVTVNDYLAGYQADLMGRVYRFLGLTTGTILSQLTPAQRREQYAADITYGTNNEFGFDYLRDNMAWSVDDLVQRGHHFAIVDEVDSILIDEARTPLIISGPASGDANRWYGEFAKVVRRLQPERDYEVDEKKRTVGVLEPGIARVEDYLGIDNLYESLNTPLIGFLNNAIKAKELFKRDKDYVVMNGEVLIVDEHTGRILPGRRYNEGMHQAIEAKEGVAIKAENQTLATITLQNYFRLYDKLAGMTGTAETEAAEFQGTYKLGVVPIPTNRPMQRIDQKDLVYKSEEGKFDAVVADIVERHAKGQPVLVGTTSVEKSELLSSKLKKQGVPHEVLNAKQHAREASIVAQAGRKGAVTVATNMAGRGTDIMLGGNAEFMAVAEMATRGLDPAENAEEYEAAWPDVLEKAKEAVAAEHEEVTELGGLYVLGTERHESRRIDNQLRGRSGRQGDPGESRFYLSMQDDLMRLFNSGLAESMMTRAGFPEDMPLESKIVTRGIQSAQSQVEARNFEIRKNVLKYDDVMSRQREVIYEQRRRVLHGEDLQEQVAHFRSDVLSEYVALATAEGRPEDWDLDALWTALRGVYPISITPEEVVEAAGSSTRLSTDLITREVLSDAEHAYAEREAHLGEANMRQLERRVVLSVLDRKWREHLYEMDYLKEGIGLRAMAQRDPLIEYQREGFQLFTAMTDSIKEESVQFLYNLEVQVAEPTDAPADAPVVDADSAAQAAATAGAGAADRPASGGLLAKGLDGPAQETPLQYSAPSVDGDGATVTRSEGSGGAARAASPAAGGGSNRADRRKQAKQRKR from the coding sequence GTGACGGCGATCCTCGAGAAGGTCCTCCGGCTGGGCGAGGGGCGGATCCTCAAGAAGTTGTCCGGCATCGCTGCCCAGGTCAACGCCCTGGAGGACAGCTTCACCTCGTTGTCCGACGCCGAGCTGCGCGAGGAGACCGACCGGTTCAAGGCGCGCCTGGCCGACGGCGAGAAGCTCGACGACCTGCTGCCCGAGGCGTTCGCCGCGGTCCGCGAGGCGTCGCGCCGCACGCTCGGCCAGCGCCACTTCGACGTCCAGCTCATGGGTGGTGCGGCGCTGCATCTCGGCAACATCGCCGAGATGAAGACCGGTGAGGGCAAGACCCTGGTCGCCACCGCGCCCGCGTACCTCAACGCGCTGACCGGCAAGGGCGTGCACGTCGTCACGGTCAACGACTACCTCGCCGGGTACCAGGCCGACCTCATGGGGCGCGTGTACCGGTTCCTCGGCCTGACGACCGGCACGATCCTGTCGCAGCTGACACCCGCGCAGCGGCGCGAGCAGTACGCGGCCGACATCACCTACGGCACGAACAACGAGTTCGGCTTCGACTACCTGCGCGACAACATGGCGTGGAGCGTCGACGACCTCGTGCAGCGCGGCCACCACTTCGCGATCGTCGACGAGGTCGACTCGATCCTCATCGACGAGGCCCGTACGCCGCTGATCATCTCCGGTCCCGCGTCGGGCGACGCGAACCGGTGGTACGGCGAGTTCGCGAAGGTCGTGCGGCGCCTGCAGCCGGAGCGCGACTACGAGGTCGACGAGAAGAAGCGCACGGTGGGCGTGCTCGAGCCCGGTATCGCGCGCGTCGAGGACTACCTCGGCATCGACAACCTCTACGAGTCGCTCAACACGCCGCTCATCGGCTTCCTCAACAACGCCATCAAGGCCAAGGAGCTGTTCAAGCGCGACAAGGACTACGTCGTGATGAACGGCGAGGTCCTCATCGTCGACGAGCACACCGGACGCATCCTGCCCGGACGTCGGTACAACGAGGGCATGCACCAGGCCATCGAGGCCAAGGAGGGTGTGGCGATCAAGGCGGAGAACCAGACGCTCGCCACGATCACGCTGCAGAACTACTTCCGGCTCTACGACAAGCTCGCGGGCATGACCGGTACCGCCGAGACCGAGGCGGCCGAGTTCCAGGGCACCTACAAGCTCGGCGTCGTGCCGATCCCGACCAACCGGCCGATGCAGCGCATCGACCAGAAGGACCTCGTCTACAAGAGCGAGGAGGGCAAGTTCGACGCGGTCGTCGCGGACATCGTCGAGCGGCACGCCAAGGGCCAGCCGGTCCTCGTCGGCACCACGAGCGTCGAGAAGTCCGAGCTCCTGTCGTCCAAGCTCAAGAAGCAGGGCGTCCCGCACGAGGTGCTCAACGCCAAGCAGCACGCGCGTGAGGCGTCGATCGTCGCGCAGGCGGGCCGCAAGGGCGCCGTCACGGTCGCCACCAACATGGCCGGGCGCGGTACCGACATCATGCTCGGCGGCAACGCCGAGTTCATGGCGGTCGCGGAGATGGCCACGCGCGGGCTCGACCCCGCGGAGAACGCGGAGGAGTACGAGGCCGCCTGGCCCGACGTCCTCGAGAAGGCCAAGGAGGCCGTGGCTGCCGAGCACGAGGAGGTCACCGAGCTCGGTGGGCTGTACGTGCTGGGCACCGAGCGTCACGAGTCGCGCCGTATCGACAACCAGCTGCGCGGCCGCTCCGGCCGTCAGGGCGACCCGGGCGAGTCCCGGTTCTACCTGTCGATGCAGGACGACCTCATGCGCCTGTTCAACTCCGGGCTCGCGGAGTCGATGATGACGCGCGCCGGGTTCCCCGAGGACATGCCGCTGGAGTCCAAGATCGTCACGCGCGGCATCCAGTCGGCGCAGTCGCAGGTCGAGGCGCGCAACTTCGAGATCCGCAAGAACGTCCTGAAGTACGACGACGTGATGTCCCGCCAGCGCGAGGTCATCTACGAGCAGCGTCGCCGCGTGCTGCACGGCGAGGACCTGCAGGAGCAGGTCGCGCACTTCCGCTCCGACGTGCTGTCGGAGTACGTCGCGCTCGCGACGGCCGAGGGCCGCCCGGAGGACTGGGACCTCGACGCGCTGTGGACGGCGTTGCGCGGGGTCTACCCGATCTCCATCACGCCCGAGGAGGTCGTCGAGGCCGCGGGCAGCTCGACGCGGCTGTCGACCGACCTCATCACGCGGGAGGTCCTGTCGGACGCCGAGCACGCGTACGCGGAGCGCGAGGCGCACCTGGGCGAGGCGAACATGCGCCAGCTGGAGCGTCGCGTCGTGCTGTCGGTCCTGGACCGCAAGTGGCGCGAGCACCTGTACGAGATGGACTACCTCAAGGAGGGCATCGGCCTGCGCGCGATGGCGCAGCGTGACCCCCTCATCGAGTACCAGCGCGAGGGCTTCCAGCTGTTCACGGCGATGACGGACTCCATCAAGGAGGAGTCGGTCCAGTTCCTGTACAACCTCGAGGTGCAGGTCGCCGAACCGACGGACGCGCCTGCCGACGCCCCCGTCGTCGACGCCGACTCCGCAGCGCAGGCTGCGGCCACCGCGGGGGCCGGCGCGGCCGATCGCCCGGCGTCCGGCGGACTGCTCGCCAAGGGCCTCGACGGCCCGGCGCAGGAGACGCCGCTGCAGTACTCGGCTCCGTCGGTCGACGGGGACGGCGCGACCGTCACCCGCTCGGAGGGCTCGGGCGGCGCGGCGCGCGCGGCCAGCCCCGCGGCCGGTGGCGGGTCGAACCGCGCGGACCGCCGCAAGCAGGCCAAGCAGCGCAAGCGCTGA
- a CDS encoding winged helix-turn-helix domain-containing protein, translated as MVDTPRQRLTRSQARRAALRAAGLDRRRPVRPGPGGARELQRVVDRLGLLQVDSVNVLARAHLVPVYSRSGAWDVTALDRATGRAPRRLVETWAHEASLVPPATFRDLAFKHAANRARVERRGDCLDGVPVGRSPQVAAAWEVVEQHGPVTAREAQELLGGPARRTDAWGWSWTEARHALEYLFYVGELTTAGRNAQFERRFDLPDRALPREVLAAPPADERTARRRLTEIAARAHGVAGLRCLADHWRTGVEPTRTAVAELVEDGVLEPVEVTGWRGPLYRHRDAAVPRRAQGRALLSPFDPLVWERTRTEQLFGLRYRLEIYVPAAQRVWGYYVLPFLLGERLVALVDLKADRRGGVLRVHAAHRAPGPAGDPLTGAPSDAEVAHELAAELAEVAAWLGLQDVLVGGDAAGDLARALAVEVVPPGA; from the coding sequence ATGGTCGACACCCCTCGGCAGAGGCTGACCCGGTCGCAGGCGCGCCGCGCGGCGTTGCGCGCCGCAGGCCTGGACCGGCGCCGCCCCGTGCGCCCGGGACCCGGAGGCGCCCGGGAGCTGCAGCGCGTCGTCGACAGACTCGGCCTGCTGCAGGTCGACTCGGTCAACGTCCTGGCGCGTGCGCACCTCGTGCCCGTGTACTCGCGGAGCGGTGCGTGGGACGTGACCGCGCTCGACCGCGCGACGGGCAGGGCGCCGCGGCGGCTCGTCGAGACGTGGGCCCACGAGGCGTCCCTCGTCCCGCCGGCGACGTTCCGCGACCTCGCCTTCAAGCACGCGGCGAACCGGGCCCGGGTCGAGCGGCGGGGCGACTGCCTCGACGGCGTGCCCGTCGGGCGGTCCCCGCAGGTCGCGGCCGCGTGGGAGGTCGTCGAGCAGCACGGGCCCGTCACGGCGCGCGAGGCGCAGGAGCTGCTCGGGGGCCCGGCGCGTCGCACCGACGCGTGGGGCTGGTCGTGGACCGAGGCCAGGCACGCCCTGGAGTACCTCTTCTACGTCGGCGAGCTCACGACGGCGGGGCGGAACGCGCAGTTCGAGCGGCGCTTCGACCTGCCCGACCGGGCACTGCCCCGTGAGGTGCTCGCGGCGCCGCCCGCCGACGAGCGCACGGCGCGCCGCCGGCTGACCGAGATCGCGGCGCGGGCGCACGGCGTCGCCGGCCTGCGGTGCCTGGCCGACCACTGGCGGACCGGCGTCGAGCCGACCCGCACCGCCGTGGCCGAGCTCGTCGAGGACGGCGTGCTCGAGCCCGTGGAGGTCACGGGGTGGCGCGGTCCGCTGTACCGGCACCGGGACGCCGCGGTCCCGCGCCGTGCGCAGGGCCGCGCCCTGCTGAGCCCGTTCGACCCGCTCGTGTGGGAGCGCACGCGCACCGAGCAGCTCTTCGGACTGCGCTACCGCCTCGAGATCTACGTGCCCGCGGCGCAGCGCGTGTGGGGGTACTACGTGCTGCCGTTCCTGCTGGGGGAGCGGCTGGTCGCGCTCGTCGACCTCAAGGCGGACCGGCGCGGCGGTGTCCTGCGCGTGCACGCTGCGCACCGGGCCCCCGGGCCCGCGGGCGACCCCCTGACCGGTGCGCCGTCCGACGCCGAGGTCGCCCACGAGCTCGCCGCCGAGCTCGCAGAGGTCGCCGCGTGGCTCGGCCTCCAGGACGTCCTGGTCGGCGGGGACGCCGCGGGTGACCTCGCGCGCGCGCTCGCGGTCGAGGTCGTGCCGCCCGGAGCCTGA
- a CDS encoding helix-turn-helix domain-containing protein, with amino-acid sequence MAPRFLTLADVSEILNISAPQAYALVRSGDLPAIQIGGRMQWRVEASELERYIERMYAETRARNAQGAVSDGTV; translated from the coding sequence ATGGCACCGAGGTTCCTGACGCTCGCCGACGTGTCCGAGATCCTCAACATCTCGGCGCCCCAGGCGTACGCGCTCGTCCGCTCCGGCGACCTGCCGGCGATCCAGATCGGCGGGCGGATGCAGTGGCGCGTCGAGGCGAGCGAGCTCGAGCGGTACATCGAGCGCATGTACGCGGAGACACGCGCGCGCAACGCGCAGGGCGCGGTCTCCGACGGCACCGTCTGA
- the hpf gene encoding ribosome hibernation-promoting factor, HPF/YfiA family: protein MEIVVAGRHTEVSPRYRAHLESKLAKIEQLAPRAQRVDVLVSHEPNPRQSGSSEKVELTVVDKGPVIRAEACADDAYAALDVALGRLLERLRRARDRRKDHRNHTPLTPVDVRPPAPQPPPPDEPGEDGVTETVLGDSPVLIREKLHRAEPMTVDDALYEMELVGHDFFLFVDAETAQPAVAYRRRGWSYGVIKLDTPVVTGGSSRAVG, encoded by the coding sequence ATGGAGATCGTGGTTGCCGGCCGGCACACCGAGGTGTCCCCGCGGTATCGCGCCCATCTCGAGAGCAAGCTCGCCAAGATCGAGCAGCTGGCCCCGCGCGCGCAGCGCGTCGACGTCCTCGTCTCGCACGAACCCAACCCGCGTCAGTCCGGAAGCAGCGAGAAGGTCGAGCTGACGGTGGTGGACAAGGGGCCGGTGATCCGGGCCGAGGCGTGCGCGGACGACGCGTACGCGGCCCTGGACGTCGCCCTGGGGCGGCTGCTCGAGCGGCTGCGGCGTGCGCGTGACCGGCGCAAGGACCACCGCAACCACACTCCGCTCACGCCCGTCGACGTGCGGCCGCCCGCGCCGCAGCCGCCGCCGCCCGACGAGCCCGGCGAGGACGGCGTCACCGAGACCGTGCTGGGCGACTCGCCGGTGCTCATCCGCGAGAAGCTGCACCGGGCCGAGCCGATGACGGTCGACGACGCGCTGTACGAGATGGAGCTCGTCGGCCACGACTTCTTCCTGTTCGTCGACGCCGAGACCGCTCAGCCGGCGGTCGCGTACCGCCGGCGAGGGTGGAGCTACGGCGTCATCAAGCTCGACACGCCCGTCGTGACCGGGGGGTCGAGCCGGGCTGTCGGCTGA
- a CDS encoding IclR family transcriptional regulator yields MDNSSGVGVLDKAASVLSALEAGPATLAQLVAATHLARPTAHRLAVALEHHRLVARDLQGRFVLGPRLSELATAAGEDRLLAAAGPVLTLLRDHTGESAQLYRRQGDQRICVAAAERPIGLRDSIPVGATLTMQAGSAAQVLLAWEEPDRLHRGLQGAKFTATILSGVRRRGWAQSVSEREVGVASVSAPVRGPSGRVVAAVSVSGPLERLSRQPGRLHAAAVVSAANRLTEVLRRTAD; encoded by the coding sequence ATGGACAACTCTAGCGGAGTCGGCGTCCTGGACAAGGCCGCGTCGGTGCTGAGCGCCCTGGAGGCCGGACCCGCGACCCTCGCACAGCTGGTCGCCGCCACCCATCTTGCCCGCCCGACGGCCCATCGCCTCGCCGTTGCGCTCGAGCACCATCGTCTCGTGGCGCGCGACCTGCAGGGCAGGTTCGTCCTCGGACCGCGCCTGTCCGAGCTCGCCACGGCCGCCGGAGAGGACCGTCTGCTCGCCGCGGCCGGGCCGGTGCTGACGCTGCTGCGCGACCACACCGGCGAGAGCGCACAGCTCTACCGCCGGCAGGGCGACCAGCGCATCTGCGTCGCCGCGGCCGAGCGACCCATCGGGCTGCGGGACTCGATCCCGGTCGGAGCGACCCTGACGATGCAGGCGGGGTCCGCTGCCCAGGTGCTCCTCGCCTGGGAGGAGCCCGACCGGCTGCACCGCGGCCTGCAGGGCGCGAAGTTCACGGCGACGATCCTGTCCGGCGTCCGCCGCCGCGGCTGGGCCCAGTCCGTGTCGGAGCGCGAGGTCGGCGTGGCGTCGGTCTCGGCGCCGGTGCGTGGGCCCTCCGGACGGGTCGTCGCCGCCGTGTCGGTGTCGGGGCCGCTCGAGCGCCTCTCACGCCAGCCGGGTCGGCTGCACGCCGCGGCCGTGGTCTCCGCCGCGAACCGCCTCACCGAGGTCCTGCGCCGCACGGCCGACTGA
- a CDS encoding AAA family ATPase has product MGVGVLCAVQGAAESAIVEAVEGSGGRLSVTRRCADLTELLAAAEAGLGGLAVVSGDLDRLDREAVAVLHRCGVRVMGLGDPARPWLAERLTAHGADLVVDVTGDGDVPDVVREALAVLGDGPAQPAAAPAPVVPTRRGATVAVWGPTGAPGRTFVAVNLAAELAALERSTLLVDADTYGGVVAQVLGVLDEAPGVAAAARAAGQGALDLTTLARLAPVVLPELRLLSGISRADRWPELPGSSLELVLSRARELADITVVDTGFCLEQDEMLSYDTRAPARNAATLVALEQADLVVVVGAADPVGVQRLVRALADASDRGLAHARRVVVNRVRPTVAGARPGEAVAAALARYAGVEDVLLVPEDRAAVDAAMLDGRALREVAPGSPARRSLAALAAEVAAGVAAGAPTARVPVG; this is encoded by the coding sequence GTGGGTGTCGGGGTGCTGTGCGCGGTCCAGGGGGCCGCGGAGTCCGCGATCGTGGAGGCCGTCGAGGGTTCGGGCGGGCGGCTGTCCGTGACGCGGCGGTGCGCGGATCTGACCGAGCTGCTCGCGGCGGCGGAGGCGGGCCTGGGCGGACTCGCGGTGGTCTCCGGTGACCTCGACCGGCTCGACCGTGAGGCCGTGGCGGTGCTGCACCGCTGCGGCGTACGCGTGATGGGCCTCGGCGACCCGGCGCGGCCCTGGCTGGCCGAGCGGCTGACCGCGCACGGGGCGGACCTCGTCGTCGACGTGACGGGCGACGGTGACGTGCCTGACGTCGTGCGCGAGGCGCTCGCCGTGCTCGGGGACGGCCCGGCACAGCCGGCCGCGGCCCCGGCGCCCGTGGTGCCGACGCGCCGGGGCGCGACCGTCGCGGTCTGGGGGCCCACGGGCGCGCCGGGCCGCACGTTCGTGGCGGTCAACCTCGCCGCGGAGCTCGCGGCGCTCGAGCGCTCGACGCTCCTGGTCGACGCCGACACGTACGGCGGTGTGGTGGCGCAGGTGCTGGGCGTGCTGGACGAGGCCCCCGGCGTCGCGGCCGCTGCGCGTGCCGCCGGGCAGGGTGCTCTCGACCTGACGACGCTCGCACGCCTCGCACCCGTCGTGCTGCCCGAGCTGCGGCTGCTGTCGGGGATCTCGCGCGCGGACCGGTGGCCCGAGCTGCCCGGGAGCTCGCTCGAGCTCGTGCTCTCGCGCGCCCGGGAGCTCGCCGACATCACGGTGGTCGACACCGGGTTCTGCCTCGAGCAGGACGAGATGCTCAGCTATGACACGCGCGCACCCGCCCGGAACGCCGCCACGCTCGTCGCGCTGGAGCAGGCGGATCTCGTCGTCGTGGTCGGCGCCGCCGACCCGGTGGGGGTCCAGCGCCTCGTGCGGGCGCTGGCCGACGCATCGGACCGGGGCCTGGCGCACGCACGCCGCGTCGTCGTCAACCGGGTGCGGCCGACGGTGGCGGGCGCGCGGCCGGGGGAGGCCGTGGCGGCGGCGCTCGCCCGCTACGCCGGCGTCGAGGACGTCCTCCTGGTGCCCGAGGACCGCGCGGCCGTGGACGCCGCGATGCTCGACGGGCGGGCCCTGCGGGAGGTCGCGCCGGGCTCGCCCGCGCGACGCAGCCTGGCCGCGCTGGCGGCGGAGGTCGCGGCGGGTGTGGCCGCCGGCGCGCCGACGGCGCGCGTGCCGGTGGGCTGA
- a CDS encoding LysM peptidoglycan-binding domain-containing protein, whose translation MTDLPPPRPPRSPRPVAAAAGLVVAGAIALVVAGALGLWLADHVASTRLWRVEDVVGPLVVTAGVLAATWAGVSALVAGLCAAVRATGGAWRAGESAVQRWAPGLVRRALAVAVAAGVGLTGAAGAHATTLDAPSPAASVIVDLGWAPTQGDPLHVDAAPGVTPTASSAATPTATPTPDVEPAAALGAPAPTPDDRTTVGTAAPTTSAPAAVAPAVAGAATVPVSAPVPPPETAPPPTADAPVGTVEVRAGDSLWGLAARSLGPGATDAQIAAEWPRWYAANASTIGPDPDVLLPGQVLVVPTADGSAR comes from the coding sequence GTGACCGACCTGCCGCCGCCCCGCCCGCCGCGCTCACCGCGTCCCGTCGCCGCCGCCGCCGGTCTCGTCGTGGCGGGTGCGATCGCCCTCGTCGTCGCCGGAGCACTCGGTCTGTGGCTCGCGGACCACGTCGCGTCGACCCGGCTGTGGCGGGTCGAGGACGTGGTCGGGCCGCTCGTCGTCACCGCCGGAGTGCTCGCCGCGACGTGGGCGGGCGTCTCGGCGCTCGTCGCGGGACTGTGCGCGGCGGTGCGCGCGACGGGCGGCGCGTGGCGCGCCGGCGAGAGCGCCGTGCAGCGCTGGGCCCCCGGCCTCGTGCGACGTGCGCTGGCGGTCGCCGTCGCAGCCGGGGTCGGGCTGACCGGTGCGGCCGGCGCGCACGCGACGACGCTCGACGCTCCTTCACCTGCCGCGTCCGTCATCGTGGACCTCGGCTGGGCGCCGACGCAGGGCGACCCCCTGCACGTCGACGCAGCACCCGGCGTGACACCGACAGCGAGCTCGGCAGCCACCCCGACAGCGACACCGACGCCGGACGTCGAGCCGGCCGCCGCCCTCGGTGCGCCGGCGCCGACGCCCGACGACCGGACCACCGTCGGTACCGCCGCACCGACGACCAGTGCCCCGGCCGCGGTCGCGCCCGCCGTCGCTGGGGCGGCGACGGTCCCCGTCTCCGCCCCCGTACCCCCACCCGAGACGGCGCCACCGCCGACGGCCGACGCACCGGTCGGCACCGTGGAGGTGCGTGCCGGTGACAGCCTGTGGGGACTGGCGGCACGTTCGCTCGGCCCCGGGGCGACCGATGCGCAGATCGCCGCGGAGTGGCCCCGCTGGTACGCCGCCAACGCCTCGACGATCGGCCCCGACCCCGACGTGCTGCTCCCCGGCCAGGTGCTGGTGGTCCCGACGGCGGACGGGAGCGCGCGATGA